In Wenyingzhuangia fucanilytica, the following are encoded in one genomic region:
- a CDS encoding lipopolysaccharide biosynthesis protein produces MKISKNIFQTLVVRGGVAVVNMAIVFLTLNVLGADGRGKISLFLTDLSLVLILVNILSGSTIAYHVKKMKLNVLIRTSYLWTVLIAVMPSLVLMYVHKESIHKHLYFIAVLNGFFSANQMIFIGRKDIERYNFLFLLQPTLVVSSLIFMIFVVGLRSINSYVISLYVSFGIVFLISVFFVFRDDKKEGLSDKVLKSIYRYGLGNEVSVGVHLLNNRFLYYIIYEVLGAYTLGLFSVAVSITESVLIISRSISVNQYSEILNMKEIKDKIRITNKSIKNTGVYTIIAIVVLLLIPENILGIVIKEDIRVIKECMCYLSIGVFFHSIGNIYGNYFSGLGRYKENIQKSLIGFVLLIVGWFLLSSYGLIGACLSMMIGYFSSFIFLFFLYKKEVSF; encoded by the coding sequence TTGAAAATAAGTAAAAACATATTTCAAACTTTAGTTGTTAGGGGAGGAGTTGCTGTAGTGAATATGGCGATTGTTTTTTTAACCTTAAATGTTTTAGGGGCTGATGGAAGAGGTAAAATAAGTCTTTTTTTAACAGACTTGTCATTGGTTTTAATTTTGGTTAATATTTTATCGGGTAGTACTATTGCGTATCATGTTAAAAAAATGAAATTAAATGTTCTTATAAGAACATCTTATTTGTGGACTGTTTTAATAGCTGTTATGCCAAGTCTAGTTCTAATGTATGTTCATAAAGAGTCAATTCATAAGCACTTATATTTTATAGCGGTATTAAATGGTTTTTTTTCTGCAAATCAAATGATTTTTATAGGAAGAAAAGATATAGAAAGGTACAATTTTTTGTTTCTTTTGCAACCAACTTTAGTTGTGTCTAGTTTGATTTTTATGATTTTTGTTGTTGGCTTAAGATCAATCAATTCATATGTTATTAGCCTGTATGTTTCTTTTGGAATAGTTTTTTTGATATCTGTTTTTTTTGTGTTTAGGGATGATAAAAAAGAAGGCTTAAGTGATAAAGTTTTGAAATCAATATATAGATATGGTCTAGGTAATGAGGTAAGTGTTGGTGTTCATTTGTTAAATAATAGATTTTTGTATTATATAATATATGAAGTGTTGGGGGCTTATACTTTGGGATTGTTTTCAGTTGCAGTGTCTATTACAGAGTCTGTCCTTATAATATCAAGAAGTATTTCAGTAAATCAATATTCTGAAATATTAAATATGAAGGAAATTAAAGATAAAATTAGGATAACCAATAAATCTATTAAAAACACAGGGGTTTATACGATTATAGCTATTGTTGTTTTGTTATTAATTCCTGAAAATATTTTGGGGATAGTTATAAAAGAAGATATAAGAGTAATTAAAGAATGTATGTGTTATTTGTCTATTGGTGTTTTTTTTCATTCGATAGGAAATATATATGGAAATTATTTTTCTGGTTTAGGGAGATATAAAGAAAATATTCAAAAATCTTTAATAGGTTTTGTTCTTTTAATAGTTGGTTGGTTTTTATTAAGTTCTTACGGTTTAATAGGAGCTTGTTTGTCAATGATGATAGGCTATTTTAGTTCGTTTATTTTTTTATTTTTTCTGTATAAGAAAGAGGTTTCTTTTTGA
- a CDS encoding class I SAM-dependent methyltransferase, with translation MKDTGERHILKEKFNSIEEYYNHLMHLKTYIYAAEKTIGKTVLDMGSGSGYGSKILSEKAKTTIGVDIDEESIKYANEHYSSYNTNFTTISNLENKKFDIITSFQVIEHVFDLNEYVKTISKYLKDDGLVYISTPNIEHRLFTFQHPWNQFHIKEFSRKSLIKLLSKEFESVEIYNIGSKTDICEYEIKRTKKLRFITFPLSLKIFPRKIKNKLLQYQSKIFIKTKKLFFQPTINSNKTDDFTLKYSINDIIITKENINTTDLLAVCKFKKKPLSYTEKIKK, from the coding sequence ATGAAAGACACCGGAGAAAGACACATTCTTAAAGAAAAATTTAATTCTATAGAAGAATACTACAATCATTTAATGCATTTAAAAACATACATTTATGCTGCAGAAAAAACTATAGGAAAAACCGTTTTAGACATGGGTAGCGGAAGCGGGTACGGAAGCAAAATTCTATCCGAAAAAGCTAAAACAACTATAGGAGTAGATATTGATGAAGAATCCATTAAATATGCAAATGAACACTACTCATCTTATAATACAAATTTCACGACAATTTCTAATTTAGAAAACAAAAAATTTGATATTATAACTTCTTTTCAAGTTATTGAGCATGTTTTTGACCTAAACGAATACGTTAAAACGATATCAAAATATTTAAAAGACGATGGATTAGTATATATATCAACTCCCAACATCGAACATAGATTATTTACTTTTCAGCATCCTTGGAATCAATTTCACATAAAAGAGTTTTCAAGAAAAAGTCTAATAAAACTACTTTCTAAAGAGTTTGAATCTGTTGAAATATATAACATTGGAAGCAAAACTGATATATGCGAATATGAAATAAAAAGAACAAAAAAATTACGTTTTATAACGTTTCCTTTGAGTTTAAAAATATTTCCTCGGAAAATAAAAAACAAACTACTTCAGTATCAATCTAAAATCTTCATCAAAACAAAGAAACTGTTTTTCCAACCAACGATAAACTCTAACAAAACAGATGACTTCACTTTAAAATATTCAATCAACGATATAATAATTACTAAAGAAAATATTAATACGACAGACTTATTAGCAGTCTGTAAATTCAAAAAGAAACCTCTTTCTTATACAGAAAAAATAAAAAAATAA